One Fundulus heteroclitus isolate FHET01 chromosome 1, MU-UCD_Fhet_4.1, whole genome shotgun sequence genomic window carries:
- the LOC105932284 gene encoding calcium-responsive transactivator isoform X1, whose translation MSVAFSSARPGSKGEMTPQTIQKMLDENHHLIQCIMDYQSKGKTAECAQYQQILHRNLVYLATIADSNQNMQSLLPAPPSSNMSTDPGRMSQSGRNTPSNLNDIVGPGLPSTSMMQSQMSNGPSHAPMQSGHMQTAIPSTSSYSSSGSGYSHATPSSQGSLTQGSGPGYGSSSSSSSTPSSSSSSRSNLNMQSSQVSMMHQQSAPPHYSSAHSGGQHYQGQQAMGMMGQASQGNSMPQRPMGSYRSSQQGPAQHYMGQDEFYGEQYGHTQSSTEPINQQYYTDGLGEYSYQQSSYGEQGYDRSFDESSPHYYEGGNSQYSQQQASYQQSSGQQPSFSQQQYSSQQGYSRQPHGYGPSQGGSIQFSQYPQSQSQQYGNYRSSQGGPGAQTQRPYTYEQGQYGNY comes from the exons ATGTCTGTGGCGTTTTCATCGGCGCGTCCCGGGAGTAAAGGGGAGATGACACCGCAAACCAtccaaaag ATGTTGGATGAAAATCATCATTTAATACAATGTATTATGGATTACCAAAGCAAAGGCAAGACAGCTGAGTGTGCACA GTATCAGCAGATCCTGCACAGGAATCTTGTTTACTTGGCCACAATAGCTGATTCTAATCAGAACATGCAGTCACTACTACCGGCT CCTCCTAGTTCCAATATGTCCACGGATCCTGGAAGAATGAGCCAGAGTGGAAGAAATACTCCAAGTAACCTTAATGACATAGTGGGACCAGGACTTCCTTCCACATCCATGATGCAGAGCCAAATGAGCAATG GCCCCAGCCATGCCCCCATGCAGTCAGGTCACATGCAGACGGCTATTCCCTCCACCAGCAGCTACAGTAGCTCGGGATCCGGCTACAGCCATGCCACGCCTTCCTCTCAGGGTAGTCTGACCCAGGGCTCCGGGCCTGGTTATggttcttcctcctcctcttcctccacgccatcatcttcctcctcctcccgcaGCAACCTCAACATGCAGTCGAGCCAAG TCTCCATGATGCACCAACAATCTGCTCCTCCACACTACTCCTCAGCCCATTCAGGGGGGCAACACTATCAGGGACAACAGGCAATGGGTATGATGGGACAGGCCAGTCAAGGAAATAGCATGCCGCAGAGGCCCATGGGATCTTACCGCTCCTCTCAGCAAG GACCTGCACAACACTACATGGGACAAGACGAGTTCTACGGAGAGCAGTATGGACACACTCAGAGCTCCACCGAGCCCATAAACCAGCAGTATTACACTGATG GTCTTGGGGAATACTCATATCAGCAGTCTTCATATGGTGAGCAAGGCTATGACAGGTCGTTTGATGAGTCTTCACCTCATTACTATGAAGGAG GTAACTCTCAGTACAGCCAACAACAGGCCTCATATCAACAGAGCTCTGGCCAGCAGCCGTCTTTTAGCCAACAGCAGTACTCCTCTCAGCAGGGCTACAGCAGGCAGCCACATGGATATG GTCCAAGCCAAGGAGGATCAATCCAATTTTCCCAGTATCCGCAGAGTCAGAGCCAGCAATATGGAAACTATCGCTCTTCCCAAGGAGGCCCCGGAGCACAAACTCAAAGGCCCTACACCTATGAAcag GGCCAATATGGAAACTATTAG
- the LOC105932271 gene encoding protein LSM14 homolog B isoform X2 — MASARPYIGCRIGLLSKAQNRYEGILYTIDKNNSTVVLAKVKCFGTEGRPTDRPTPPKDDVYEYITFCGSDIKDITLCESPRSHHGLPPDPAIIQSSSSSSGIYSTLGQFSPLRMPIHNQLAASTLLNQQYAAALGLGHLHPDLHIRWGPMVEKAVQTIQVERPRQRRGLTDSQDRQWNRRPPRTRGDNSQPQREPGANSRPPVNQGSSGVSSNRQDAKNQNAVDRPPPKRRQAPRRRRSRGRGQLMVVNLPSPILKFDTDFDFDSSNAQFIKEELERELQERRNLKDENDIEKAKEGMCSTENCEDFGPKWYYNKAKSFFDNVSSDNGLRLTWAEERKRNLETFGVTGRFLRGQGFRGRFSGQRGRGAAQTFPSDRIQRGRL, encoded by the exons ATGGCTTCTGCAAGGCCATACATCGGCTGTAGAATAGGATTGCTTTCAAAGGCCCAAAATCGTTATGAGGGGATTTTGTACACAATTGATAAAAATAACTCCACAGTTGTGCTTGCAAAAG TCAAGTGTTTTGGAACGGAGGGACGTCCTACTGACAGACCAACACCACCCAAAGATGATGTCTATGAGTACATAACTTTCTGTGGAAGTGACATCAAGGATATCACTCTGTGTGAATCTCCAAGGTCTCACCACGGCCTACCACCAGATCCAGCGATCATACAA TCATCCAGTTCAAGCTCAGGCATCTACTCAACTCTTGGACAGTTTAGCCCCTTAAGGATGCCGATCCACAATCAGCTTGCTGCCAGCACCCTTCTCAACCAGCAGTATGCTGCTGCTCTTGGCTTGG GACATCTACATCCAGACCTGCATATCAGATGGGGCCCCATGGTAGAGAAGGCTGTTCAAACAATCCAAGTAGAAAGACCCAGGCAAAGGAGAGGCTTAACTGACTCCCAGGACAGACAGTGGAATAGAAGGCCCCCGAGGACCAGGGGGGATAATTCCCAGCCTCAAAGGGAGCCTGGTGCCAATAGCAGGCCTCCTG taaatCAAGGGAGTTCTGGTGTGAGCTCTAATCGACAGGATGCAAAGAATCAGAATGCTGTTGACCGTCCACCACCCAAAAGAAGGCAAG CACCCCGACGACGTCGGAGCCGTGGTAGAGGGCAGCTAATGGTGGTTAACCTTCCATCTCCTATACTCAAGTTTGACACAGACTTTGACTTTGATTCATCCAATGCGCAGTTCATCAAAGAGGAGCTTGAGAGGGAGTTGCAAGAAAGAAGGAACTTAAAGG ATGAAAATGATATTGAGAAAGCGAAAGAGGGGATGTGCTCAACGGAAAACTGTGAGGATTTTGGCCCAAAGTGGTACTATAACAAAGCAAAGTCTTTTTTTGACAATGTCTCTTCTGATAATGGGCTCAG ATTAACATGGGCAGAGGAACGGAAGCGCAACCTGGAGACTTTTGGAGTCACTGGCCGATTCTTAAGAGGCCAAGGCTTTAGAGGTAGATTTTCTGGACAAAGAGGACGAGGTGCTGCTCAGACATTCCCTTCAGACAGGATCCAGAGAGGACGGCTCTGA
- the LOC118556445 gene encoding mitochondrial ribosome-associated GTPase 2-like, protein MMLSLLWRVKAACWPSAVIISRRCLGHDKEAWGSALCRWTGGFRRVCTSTALHGKVKKKKEMSEKKLTRHFVDHRRVKLVAGSGGKGVCSFHSEPRKEWGGPDGGNGGDGGSIIIKADRFVKSLAQVIPVYKAEDGQSGGSKNCYGRNGNTTYVSVPIGTVVKEQGTAIMDLTEHGQEYLAVYGGTGGKGNRFFLSNENRAPMMATPGVAGQERVLQLELRTMAHAGLVGFPNAGKSSLLRAISNARPAVASYPFTTLNPHVGIVQYRDHEQVAVADIPGIIRGAHLNRGLGISFLRHIERCRFLLFVLDLSAPEPWTQLQHLCYELDQYEPGLSQRPQAIVANKMDLPEAREKLETLKSHVTQRVIPVSALTGHNTEELILHLRELYDGYLQGDEGRAVKPIRW, encoded by the exons ATGATGTTGTCGCTGTTGTGGAGAGTTAAAGCAGCCTGTTGGCCCTCCGCTGTGATCATTTCAAGACGCTGTTTAGGGCACGACAAGGAAGCATGGGGGTCAGCGCTGTGTAGGTGGACAGGCGGTTTCAGACGGGTCTGCACCTCCACAGCACTTCACGGTAAagtcaaaaagaagaaggaGATGTCCGAAAAGAAGCTG ACCCGTCACTTTGTGGACCATCGGCGTGTGAAGTTGGTTGCCGGTTCTGGGGGTAAAGGTGTCTGCAGCTTCCACAGCGAGCCCAGAAAAGAATGGGGTGGGCCAGATGGGGGGAACGGAGGCGACGGAGGAAGCATCATTATAAAGG CTGACCGGTTTGTGAAATCATTGGCCCAAGTGATTCCAGTTTACAAAGCAGAAGACGGACAGTCAGGGGGCAGTAAGAACTGTTATGGTCGGAATGGCAACACAACCTACGTTTCT GTACCAATAGGAACGGTGGTGAAGGAGCAGGGTACGGCTATAATGGACCTTACTGAGCATGGCCAGGAGTATTTGGCAGTGTATGGCGGCACCGGTGGGAAGGGGAATCGGTTCTTTCTGTCAAACGAGAATCGGGCACCTATGATGGCGACCCCGGGCGTGGCAGGCCAGGAGCGAGTTCTTCAACTGGAGCTACGCACCATGGCACATGCTGGACTG GTTGGCTTTCCAAACGCTGGCAAATCATCACTGTTGAGAGCCATCTCTAACGCCAGGCCTGCTGTGGCTTCCTACCCCTTTACGACACTCAATCCACATGTAGGAATCGTTCAATACAGGGATCATGAGCAAGTTGCAG TTGCTGACATCCCAGGCATTATCCGAGGAGCCCATTTAAATCGAGGCCTGGGGATCTCCTTCTTACGTCACATAGAGCGTTGTCGCTTCCTCCTCTTTGTCCTGGACCTGTCGGCGCCAGAGCCCTGGACCCAGCTGCAGCACTTGTGTTATGAACTGGACCAGTATGAGCCCGGGTTGTCCCAGCGGCCTCAGGCCATTGTTGCCAATAAGATGGACCTTCCAGAGGCCCGGGAGAAGCTGGAGACCCTGAAGAGCCACGTTACACAGCGGGTCATCCCCGTGTCTGCTCTGACGGGACATAATACTGAGGAGCTCATCCTCCACCTTAGAGAGTTGTATGATGGCTACCTCCAAGGAGACGAAGGCAGAGCAGTTAAACCAATTAGGTGGTAG
- the LOC105932271 gene encoding protein LSM14 homolog B isoform X1: protein MASARPYIGCRIGLLSKAQNRYEGILYTIDKNNSTVVLAKVKCFGTEGRPTDRPTPPKDDVYEYITFCGSDIKDITLCESPRSHHGLPPDPAIIQSSSSSSGIYSTLGQFSPLRMPIHNQLAASTLLNQQYAAALGLGHLHPDLHIRWGPMVEKAVQTIQVERPRQRRGLTDSQDRQWNRRPPRTRGDNSQPQREPGANSRPPVNQGSSGVSSNRQDAKNQNAVDRPPPKRRQAPRRRRSRGRGQLMVVNLPSPILKFDTDFDFDSSNAQFIKEELERELQERRNLKDENDIEKAKEGMCSTENCEDFGPKWYYNKAKSFFDNVSSDNGLSFRLTWAEERKRNLETFGVTGRFLRGQGFRGRFSGQRGRGAAQTFPSDRIQRGRL from the exons ATGGCTTCTGCAAGGCCATACATCGGCTGTAGAATAGGATTGCTTTCAAAGGCCCAAAATCGTTATGAGGGGATTTTGTACACAATTGATAAAAATAACTCCACAGTTGTGCTTGCAAAAG TCAAGTGTTTTGGAACGGAGGGACGTCCTACTGACAGACCAACACCACCCAAAGATGATGTCTATGAGTACATAACTTTCTGTGGAAGTGACATCAAGGATATCACTCTGTGTGAATCTCCAAGGTCTCACCACGGCCTACCACCAGATCCAGCGATCATACAA TCATCCAGTTCAAGCTCAGGCATCTACTCAACTCTTGGACAGTTTAGCCCCTTAAGGATGCCGATCCACAATCAGCTTGCTGCCAGCACCCTTCTCAACCAGCAGTATGCTGCTGCTCTTGGCTTGG GACATCTACATCCAGACCTGCATATCAGATGGGGCCCCATGGTAGAGAAGGCTGTTCAAACAATCCAAGTAGAAAGACCCAGGCAAAGGAGAGGCTTAACTGACTCCCAGGACAGACAGTGGAATAGAAGGCCCCCGAGGACCAGGGGGGATAATTCCCAGCCTCAAAGGGAGCCTGGTGCCAATAGCAGGCCTCCTG taaatCAAGGGAGTTCTGGTGTGAGCTCTAATCGACAGGATGCAAAGAATCAGAATGCTGTTGACCGTCCACCACCCAAAAGAAGGCAAG CACCCCGACGACGTCGGAGCCGTGGTAGAGGGCAGCTAATGGTGGTTAACCTTCCATCTCCTATACTCAAGTTTGACACAGACTTTGACTTTGATTCATCCAATGCGCAGTTCATCAAAGAGGAGCTTGAGAGGGAGTTGCAAGAAAGAAGGAACTTAAAGG ATGAAAATGATATTGAGAAAGCGAAAGAGGGGATGTGCTCAACGGAAAACTGTGAGGATTTTGGCCCAAAGTGGTACTATAACAAAGCAAAGTCTTTTTTTGACAATGTCTCTTCTGATAATGGGCTCAG TTTCAGATTAACATGGGCAGAGGAACGGAAGCGCAACCTGGAGACTTTTGGAGTCACTGGCCGATTCTTAAGAGGCCAAGGCTTTAGAGGTAGATTTTCTGGACAAAGAGGACGAGGTGCTGCTCAGACATTCCCTTCAGACAGGATCCAGAGAGGACGGCTCTGA
- the LOC105932284 gene encoding calcium-responsive transactivator isoform X3, protein MSTDPGRMSQSGRNTPSNLNDIVGPGLPSTSMMQSQMSNGPSHAPMQSGHMQTAIPSTSSYSSSGSGYSHATPSSQGSLTQGSGPGYGSSSSSSSTPSSSSSSRSNLNMQSSQVSMMHQQSAPPHYSSAHSGGQHYQGQQAMGMMGQASQGNSMPQRPMGSYRSSQQGPAQHYMGQDEFYGEQYGHTQSSTEPINQQYYTDGLGEYSYQQSSYGEQGYDRSFDESSPHYYEGGNSQYSQQQASYQQSSGQQPSFSQQQYSSQQGYSRQPHGYGPSQGGSIQFSQYPQSQSQQYGNYRSSQGGPGAQTQRPYTYEQGQYGNY, encoded by the exons ATGTCCACGGATCCTGGAAGAATGAGCCAGAGTGGAAGAAATACTCCAAGTAACCTTAATGACATAGTGGGACCAGGACTTCCTTCCACATCCATGATGCAGAGCCAAATGAGCAATG GCCCCAGCCATGCCCCCATGCAGTCAGGTCACATGCAGACGGCTATTCCCTCCACCAGCAGCTACAGTAGCTCGGGATCCGGCTACAGCCATGCCACGCCTTCCTCTCAGGGTAGTCTGACCCAGGGCTCCGGGCCTGGTTATggttcttcctcctcctcttcctccacgccatcatcttcctcctcctcccgcaGCAACCTCAACATGCAGTCGAGCCAAG TCTCCATGATGCACCAACAATCTGCTCCTCCACACTACTCCTCAGCCCATTCAGGGGGGCAACACTATCAGGGACAACAGGCAATGGGTATGATGGGACAGGCCAGTCAAGGAAATAGCATGCCGCAGAGGCCCATGGGATCTTACCGCTCCTCTCAGCAAG GACCTGCACAACACTACATGGGACAAGACGAGTTCTACGGAGAGCAGTATGGACACACTCAGAGCTCCACCGAGCCCATAAACCAGCAGTATTACACTGATG GTCTTGGGGAATACTCATATCAGCAGTCTTCATATGGTGAGCAAGGCTATGACAGGTCGTTTGATGAGTCTTCACCTCATTACTATGAAGGAG GTAACTCTCAGTACAGCCAACAACAGGCCTCATATCAACAGAGCTCTGGCCAGCAGCCGTCTTTTAGCCAACAGCAGTACTCCTCTCAGCAGGGCTACAGCAGGCAGCCACATGGATATG GTCCAAGCCAAGGAGGATCAATCCAATTTTCCCAGTATCCGCAGAGTCAGAGCCAGCAATATGGAAACTATCGCTCTTCCCAAGGAGGCCCCGGAGCACAAACTCAAAGGCCCTACACCTATGAAcag GGCCAATATGGAAACTATTAG
- the LOC105932284 gene encoding calcium-responsive transactivator isoform X2, translated as MSVAFSSARPGSKGEMTPQTIQKMLDENHHLIQCIMDYQSKGKTAECAQYQQILHRNLVYLATIADSNQNMQSLLPAPPSSNMSTDPGRMSQSGRNTPSNLNDIVGPGLPSTSMMQSQMSNGPSHAPMQSGHMQTAIPSTSSYSSSGSGYSHATPSSQGSLTQGSGPGYGSSSSSSSTPSSSSSSRSNLNMQSSQVSMMHQQSAPPHYSSAHSGGQHYQGQQAMGMMGQASQGNSMPQRPMGSYRSSQQGLGEYSYQQSSYGEQGYDRSFDESSPHYYEGGNSQYSQQQASYQQSSGQQPSFSQQQYSSQQGYSRQPHGYGPSQGGSIQFSQYPQSQSQQYGNYRSSQGGPGAQTQRPYTYEQGQYGNY; from the exons ATGTCTGTGGCGTTTTCATCGGCGCGTCCCGGGAGTAAAGGGGAGATGACACCGCAAACCAtccaaaag ATGTTGGATGAAAATCATCATTTAATACAATGTATTATGGATTACCAAAGCAAAGGCAAGACAGCTGAGTGTGCACA GTATCAGCAGATCCTGCACAGGAATCTTGTTTACTTGGCCACAATAGCTGATTCTAATCAGAACATGCAGTCACTACTACCGGCT CCTCCTAGTTCCAATATGTCCACGGATCCTGGAAGAATGAGCCAGAGTGGAAGAAATACTCCAAGTAACCTTAATGACATAGTGGGACCAGGACTTCCTTCCACATCCATGATGCAGAGCCAAATGAGCAATG GCCCCAGCCATGCCCCCATGCAGTCAGGTCACATGCAGACGGCTATTCCCTCCACCAGCAGCTACAGTAGCTCGGGATCCGGCTACAGCCATGCCACGCCTTCCTCTCAGGGTAGTCTGACCCAGGGCTCCGGGCCTGGTTATggttcttcctcctcctcttcctccacgccatcatcttcctcctcctcccgcaGCAACCTCAACATGCAGTCGAGCCAAG TCTCCATGATGCACCAACAATCTGCTCCTCCACACTACTCCTCAGCCCATTCAGGGGGGCAACACTATCAGGGACAACAGGCAATGGGTATGATGGGACAGGCCAGTCAAGGAAATAGCATGCCGCAGAGGCCCATGGGATCTTACCGCTCCTCTCAGCAAG GTCTTGGGGAATACTCATATCAGCAGTCTTCATATGGTGAGCAAGGCTATGACAGGTCGTTTGATGAGTCTTCACCTCATTACTATGAAGGAG GTAACTCTCAGTACAGCCAACAACAGGCCTCATATCAACAGAGCTCTGGCCAGCAGCCGTCTTTTAGCCAACAGCAGTACTCCTCTCAGCAGGGCTACAGCAGGCAGCCACATGGATATG GTCCAAGCCAAGGAGGATCAATCCAATTTTCCCAGTATCCGCAGAGTCAGAGCCAGCAATATGGAAACTATCGCTCTTCCCAAGGAGGCCCCGGAGCACAAACTCAAAGGCCCTACACCTATGAAcag GGCCAATATGGAAACTATTAG